A region of the Leucobacter komagatae genome:
CTGGGGCACGCTCGACTGGCTGCAGGCCCGGCTCGCTGAGGCCCAGGGCGACACTCAGGTAGCGATGTGGCACTACGAGGCCGCGGTGCGTAACCGGGCGTTCCCGCTCGCGCTCGGCCTCGCACTCACGGACTACGGAAACCTCCTGCTGCTGGCGGGGCGGCGCACCGAGGCCGCCGAGCGGCTCGACGAGGCCGTGCGCGAATTTGAGCGGATCGGAGCCGACGGATACCTCCCTCGTGCACGCACACTGCTCCAGCAGACTGCCGAAGCACACGGTGGATCAGGCGCGGCCCTGCTCGGGAGCCTCACCGAACGCGAGCGGCAGATCGTCGCGCAGCTCGTGAAGGGGCGCTCGAACAATCAGATCGCCGAGTCGTTCGTCGTGTCGGTCGCGACGGTGCGGTCGCACGTGTCAAACGTGCTGCGCAAGCTCAGGCTCTCCTCCCGCGGCGAGGTCCTCAGGCTTATGCGAGAGGCGGCGGATCCGCAGACCTAGCCGCGCTCAGCCGCGGTCGCTCAGCAGATCGTGCAGCTTCTCGAGGAGATCCGCCCGGCTTGACGCGCCGATCCGCGTGCGGATGCGTGCGATGTGGTGTTCGACAGTCTTCGGCGAGATGAATAGCTGCTCGCCGATCGCACGGTAGCCCTGCCCCTCGAGCACGAGACTCGCGACCTCAACCTCGCGCGCAGTGAGCACCGAGGGCGACGTAGCGGGTCGCCCCTCGCTGCCACCCTGCTCCTTGATGATCTCGCGGGCGAGCTGCATCATCGAGAGCGCGCTCTCGCGCTCGGGGTGCTGCAGCGCGGCCTGCCCCGCGAGCCGCGACGCCTCCCAGGTGTGCCCGCTGCCAGCGAGGGCGCGGGCACTCGCTGCCACGGAGTCGAAATCGACCTCACCCCTAAGCACGTCGAGCCAGGTTCCCCCAGCCACCGCAAGTGTCGCCGCGTAGCGGCTGGCTTCGCCCGCACGTACGAGCGCGTTCGCGTAGGGGATGAGTGCGGCGGGGTCCTCAGCCTGAAACGCTGCCTGCACGCCGTGCCAGTGCAGCGGCGTCGACCACACGACCGGCTCGCCCATCGTCGCGAGCAGTTCGGTCGCCGCCTGCAGCATGCGGGAGATGTGCGCGGAATCCCTGAGCCTTGCGGCGAGTACCAGCATTTCCCCGAACGGGAGCAGGTCGTACAGGGTGATCTGCAGCCCGAAACTGTGTCTGCGAATCTCTCGCCAGGCCTCCCGCATCGCCGGCAGATCGCTGTGCCGTCGCGCAAGCCCGCCGCGCAGGCACCAGTAGAGCAGGAGGTCACGGTCGCACAGCTCGCGGGGATCTTGGAGCTCGGCGATCCTGCGTTCTGCCGCATCGAGCCCGCCGCGCATCATCAGCCCCCAGGCGATGAGCAGCAGGTGCCTGCGGCGACCCGGCTCACCGCCGAGCTCAAGGCGCAGGGCGCGCTCGAGCACGATCTCGGCGGCGGCGGGCTCCCCGCGACCGAACGCGACGAGGGCCGCGATCGCGGCCGGGGTCTCCGGCAGCAGCACCTCGTCGCCGAGGGACGCAAGCGTTGACACTGACCCGGCGAGGAGCTCCAGTGCGCGGTCCCCAAAGCCCTCAGTGCTCGCAATCAGGCCATCAGCGAAATCGGTGAGTCCCGCAGCCCTGTTCGTGAGGCCGTTCTGCGCCATCGCCTCACGCCACTGTCGGGCCGCGGGAAGGTCGCCGCGGCCGATGGCGGCGACTACGGCCCAGGCTGCGTCGACTCCGATCCGCTCCTCGCCGACGTGGCGATACAGCGCGAGCGCGCGCTCGAGGCGGTTGCTCTGAATATGGGCGGCGGCAGCGAGGAGAGCTGCGCTGGTTTGGGTCGCGGTATCCGAAGACGGAGAGTCGAGGAGTTTCTCAGTGAGTGCGAGCACCTCGTCTGGCCGGCTCCGAGCGGCCGCATCAGTTGCGCGGCGCAGCATGAGCGTGTCGTCGCTCTCGCCACGAGCACGCGCGACCATCCCGAGTGCTGCGGCGAGGCCGGCCTCGTCGGGGTGCCTGCTGGTCGCGCGGATGAGCAGGTCAATGAGCGCCTCCGCTGCGCACCCGGACTCAGCGAGGGCGATGAGCGTCGTCGAGCGAGCGGCCACACCGGTCCTGAGCTCCGCAAGCACCTGCTCCTGCACTTCGCGCAGCTCCGTGCCCGCAGACTCGGCGACCAGGCGGGTCGCCGCCGAGGTGCGCAGCACGCCGTCGTGCAGGTGCACCGAGCCCTCCTGCATGAGCGCGGTCAGGTCCTCGTGGATCGCCTGCTGCGGCCGTGAGATGCGCGTTGAGAGTTCGCCCGCGTCGTACGGGCAGCTCACCGCGATGTGCAGGAGCAGCGTGCGGAACTCGCGTTCGCGATCCACCGCGGTCGTGTCCGTGCCCCCCGCGCTCATCGCTGCACCAGCGCACTGGCCCTTGTCGGAATCCCGGAGCCAGGAGGCGCTTCCGCGCCGTGAGCGCTGTGCGGCGGCCGCAGTTTGTGCCACCAGCTCCGCAGCCCCGAGGGTCGCCGTCGAGGGCCGGGGTGCAGCGAGATTGCACCCCTTGCTGCGGTGAGGCGCAGATCATCTGGGACGTGGACCGCGAGCCCGAGGTCGGCTGAGAGCCGTTGACTGATCACTGGCATGACGGCGAGCCCACCGGTGAGGAGAACCGCACCGATCTCCTCATCGGACTGCTCGATCGCGGTGCGCAGCATCCGCAGTATTGCCTCGAGCCACGGATCGGCGAGTTCGTCGAGTTCGCTGCGCACGAGCAGGAGCTTCCGCTCCGCCCCCGGCAACCTGGGCTGAACCGAGGCCATGGCGCTGCGAGAGAGCGTCTCGCGCAAGTTGCGGCACTGCTCGAGCGCCTCGCGGGCGGCCCGAAGCGTCTCGGAACTCGTCACGTCGATCTCATCCCCGAGATCAGTGAGCCCCCGCACGAGGTGTTGCAGCACGGCCGCATCGAGGTGCTCACCACCCTCACTACTCACCAGCCGCGGGCTTGGCACGGCGCGCGGACGTGTCGCGCAATCGCGCACGACGACCAGGCTCGTGAGCCGGCTGCGCAGGCTCACGACGGCCACGGTGTCGGGAAGGGGTTCGATGCTCGCCTGATAGCCAGCGACCGCGGCCTCGGCATCGTTTACGAGGTCCGCGTAGACGCCGAGCCCAGCGAGGGCGTTCGCGAGCTCAGCCACGACCTGCGGTGGCCACCACCCAGGCACCGCGAGTGCGACCGGTTCGGCGACCCCGCGACCTCGAATTGCCTCTGCGACCATCGACGCGTACAGCCCGACTGATTCGATGACCTCGCTTGTGCCGTCGACCACGCGTACATACGGCACCCCGTCGGCGATGCGCTGCAGCAAATCCGCTGGGGCTCCGGCGGGATCGAAGTCGACGCGTTCCCCGGAGCTGAACTCGAGCCCAGTCGCGCCGGCTTCGATGCCGATGATGCCGGCACCGGTCGCTCCCGCACTGATGGTCATTGCTTCCCCGCTGTCTTCCGTACCGTGGTCACACCGCAACCACGGGAATTTCCTTCCCCACCCTACTCCGGGGCTCATAGGGGAGATCGCCGATACCCGACGCCAAATCCCCTAATCCATCCCCTAATCACCCCCGGCCGAAGGGCACCTCTGAAAACGGCAACTAGGGCACGCATCAGGGGGATCCGCCCCGTCGCATGGGGGTGGGCTTGGAACTTACGGTGAATGTAACGCTCGTCGACCCTCGGTGGGCTGTGTCTCTAGGAGCTATTCATGGCTGTAACCTCGACGGAGCTTCTCCGTTTCATTCTGAGTCTGCTCGGCGATCCGACGAAGGCCGAAGACTTCATGGCGGATCCCTCCGCAGTGATGGCATCCGCTGGCCTCGGCGGCGTCTCTTGCGCAGACGTCGACGCCATCACCCCCGTTATCGCGAACGCAGCGGGCGGAGCGGTCGCCATTGCTGGTGGTGGCGCGACCCCAGCCGAAATGGTGCAGCACATCGTGAAGAACGTGGCTGTCTCGAACTTCGACAACAGTGGCGTTATTCAGAACATCTGGAGCGACGGCGATGTGCAGCAGGCCTTCGCTGGCAAGGGTGGCCTTGCACTCGGTGGCGACCTGGTGACTGACGACCCTATTATCACCGGTGACGGGAACATCGTCGCAACCGACACCGCGCAGGCTTCGGGCCGCGACACGATCCAGAACCAGGGTGACGGTAACCTCGCGCTCGGTGGCCCCCAGACCATCGCGCAGGACGACGGCGTCATCGCCGGCGGCGACGCGATTGCCCAGGGCGACAAGGTCGGCGGCAACAACAACAAGGCTGAGAACACCGGCAACGATAACTCTGTTCATGTCGGCGGGAATCAGAACAACGCCGAGAACACCGGCAACACCACCACCCACGATCAGTCGATCACCGTCGGCGATGTGTCTGTCGATCTCTCGGACAACTCTGACAATTCTGATCACTCGGACAATTCGACGACCGTTGGTGGAAATCAGCACAACGCTGAGAACACCGGGAACGACAACTCGGATGACCACTCGACCACTGTCGGGGGTAACCAGAACAGTGCCGAGAACACCGGGAATGACAATTCGGATCATTCTGACAACTCGGATGACCACTCGACCACTGTCGGGGGCAACCAGAACAACGCTGAGAACACCGGCAACGACAATTCGGATCATTCTGACAACTCGGATCACTCGGACAACTCGGATCACTCGGACAACTCCGACGATCACTCGACCACTGTCGGGGGCAACCAGAACAATGCTGAGAACACGGGGAACGACAATTCGGATCACTCGGATAACTCCGATCATTCCGATAACTCTGACAACTCCGACAATTCGGACCACTCCGATAACTCTGATCACTCCGACAACTCGGAGAGCTCCGACAGCTCGACGACCGTGGGTGGGAACCAGAACAGTGCCGAGAACACCGGGAACGACAACTCGGTCGACTTCTCGGAAGACCACTCAGTGGGCGGCGACTACTGGGAAGACGGTTCAAACGTCGGTGGCATCGGTAACGAAGTGACTGACAACCGCCACTCGGGCAACACTGTTGACTCCGGCAACACCGTCACGCTCACCGAGACCAACGACCAGTCGATCAACGTTGGCTCCGTCGCGGTAGACCTGTCAAACAACTCACACAACTCAACCGTTGATGATCATTCAGTGACTTCGGGGGACGTAACCGACGATCATTCTGTGACCTCCGGTGACGTCATTGACGATCATTCTGTGAACTCGGGTGATGTTATCGACGATCACTCATCGATCGTTGGCGATGCTACGAGTTACGACGATCATTCTGTGAACTCCGGTGACGTCATCGACGACCACTCTTCGGTCGTGGGCGATGTCTCGGTGCCGCAGGCACCGGCCGTCGAGGACACCGTGACCGAGGAGCCGGCAGAGGAGATCTCCGGCTACAGCTACACGTACGACGACCACTCGTACAGCTATGGTGACTCCTACGGTGCCGCTGACGTCCCCGCGGAGACGGGTGGCACCGATGTGGCGGCCGACATCACTGTGATGTAGCCCGCGCGGCCACCGAAGCGCAGTGCTGGATGTGCCCTCCCCGCACATCCAGCACTGCGCTTCCGGCACCGCGTATCTTCCCGCACAGCCCCGAGAAATGAGGACCGCATGGCATCTCCCCACCCCGAGCCCGTAGCCCGGCAGCTCGAGATGATCGCCCGGCAGATGATCGACGTCGCCCAGCGCGCGAGCCGGCCCGATCTCGCTGAGCGGCTCGAGCAGGCGAGACAGGATCTCGGCAATGTCGGAGTGCGTGTCGTTGTCGTCGGCCAATTCAAACAGGGCAAGAGCGCCCTCGTGAACGCCCTCGTCTCGGCCCCCGTCTGCCCGGTTGATGATGTCATCGCTACCTCCGTACCCACGGTGGTTCGCTGGGGGGAGCAGACCACTGCCACGCTCGTGACGGAGCTCTCCGGTGAACAGCAGTCGATCCGCACCGCCATCGACCCGGGGGAGCTCCGCGCGCACGTCACCGAGCTCGCGGGGGACTCCGGGATCTTCGGTACCCTGCACGCCGACGTCGCGTTGCCGCGGCGCCTGCTCGCCGGTGGCCTGACACTCATCGACACACCCGGCTTCGGCAGGGCGCAGGTCCGCGCCTCCTCGAACCTCGCTCTCCTCCCGCAGGCCGATGCCCTCGTGATGGTGAGCGATGCAACGCAGGAGCTCACCGAGCCCGAGCTCGTCTTCCTCGGGCAGGCATCCGAGCTCTGCTCGCGCCTCACCTTCGTCGTCAGCAAGAGCGACCTGCAACACAACTGGCGCAATATCGTCGCGGCCGATACCGAACACCTCGCCGCCGTGGGCATCGACGTCCCACTCCTCGTCACCTCGTCCCTCATCCACGAACTCGCTGTGCAACAGCGCGGCAACGAGCTCATTGAGGAGGCCGGGATCCACACGCTTGCGAAACACCTGCACCGCGTGCACGCCGATGTGCTCGCTGAACGGCACCGCGCCATCGCCTCCGAGATCCACACCGTCGGCGAACTGCTCGCGATGGTGTTCAGCACGGAACTTGAGGTGATCGGTAACCCCGAAAATGGCGAGGAGATCATTCAGGACCTCAGGCAGGCCGAGGAGACGGCTGAACGCCTCACCTTGCGTTCGGCACGTTGGCAGCAGACCCTCGCCGACGGTACGAGCGAGCTCATCGACGACATTGAGTTCGATCTTCGTGACCGGCTTCGCCAGGTCGGTCGCGAGGCCGAGCAGCTCATTGACTCGAGCGATCCCGGTCGTTCATGGGAGGACACGGGCACGTGGCTCGCCGAATCCGTCACGCAGGCAGTTTCTGACAACTTCGTGTGGGCGCACACGCGCAGCATGCACCTCGCCGACGTC
Encoded here:
- a CDS encoding LuxR C-terminal-related transcriptional regulator, with product MDREREFRTLLLHIAVSCPYDAGELSTRISRPQQAIHEDLTALMQEGSVHLHDGVLRTSAATRLVAESAGTELREVQEQVLAELRTGVAARSTTLIALAESGCAAEALIDLLIRATSRHPDEAGLAAALGMVARARGESDDTLMLRRATDAAARSRPDEVLALTEKLLDSPSSDTATQTSAALLAAAAHIQSNRLERALALYRHVGEERIGVDAAWAVVAAIGRGDLPAARQWREAMAQNGLTNRAAGLTDFADGLIASTEGFGDRALELLAGSVSTLASLGDEVLLPETPAAIAALVAFGRGEPAAAEIVLERALRLELGGEPGRRRHLLLIAWGLMMRGGLDAAERRIAELQDPRELCDRDLLLYWCLRGGLARRHSDLPAMREAWREIRRHSFGLQITLYDLLPFGEMLVLAARLRDSAHISRMLQAATELLATMGEPVVWSTPLHWHGVQAAFQAEDPAALIPYANALVRAGEASRYAATLAVAGGTWLDVLRGEVDFDSVAASARALAGSGHTWEASRLAGQAALQHPERESALSMMQLAREIIKEQGGSEGRPATSPSVLTAREVEVASLVLEGQGYRAIGEQLFISPKTVEHHIARIRTRIGASSRADLLEKLHDLLSDRG
- a CDS encoding Hsp70 family protein, translating into MTISAGATGAGIIGIEAGATGLEFSSGERVDFDPAGAPADLLQRIADGVPYVRVVDGTSEVIESVGLYASMVAEAIRGRGVAEPVALAVPGWWPPQVVAELANALAGLGVYADLVNDAEAAVAGYQASIEPLPDTVAVVSLRSRLTSLVVVRDCATRPRAVPSPRLVSSEGGEHLDAAVLQHLVRGLTDLGDEIDVTSSETLRAAREALEQCRNLRETLSRSAMASVQPRLPGAERKLLLVRSELDELADPWLEAILRMLRTAIEQSDEEIGAVLLTGGLAVMPVISQRLSADLGLAVHVPDDLRLTAARGAISLHPGPRRRPSGLRSWWHKLRPPHSAHGAEAPPGSGIPTRASALVQR
- a CDS encoding IniB N-terminal domain-containing protein; this encodes MAVTSTELLRFILSLLGDPTKAEDFMADPSAVMASAGLGGVSCADVDAITPVIANAAGGAVAIAGGGATPAEMVQHIVKNVAVSNFDNSGVIQNIWSDGDVQQAFAGKGGLALGGDLVTDDPIITGDGNIVATDTAQASGRDTIQNQGDGNLALGGPQTIAQDDGVIAGGDAIAQGDKVGGNNNKAENTGNDNSVHVGGNQNNAENTGNTTTHDQSITVGDVSVDLSDNSDNSDHSDNSTTVGGNQHNAENTGNDNSDDHSTTVGGNQNSAENTGNDNSDHSDNSDDHSTTVGGNQNNAENTGNDNSDHSDNSDHSDNSDHSDNSDDHSTTVGGNQNNAENTGNDNSDHSDNSDHSDNSDNSDNSDHSDNSDHSDNSESSDSSTTVGGNQNSAENTGNDNSVDFSEDHSVGGDYWEDGSNVGGIGNEVTDNRHSGNTVDSGNTVTLTETNDQSINVGSVAVDLSNNSHNSTVDDHSVTSGDVTDDHSVTSGDVIDDHSVNSGDVIDDHSSIVGDATSYDDHSVNSGDVIDDHSSVVGDVSVPQAPAVEDTVTEEPAEEISGYSYTYDDHSYSYGDSYGAADVPAETGGTDVAADITVM
- a CDS encoding dynamin family protein: MASPHPEPVARQLEMIARQMIDVAQRASRPDLAERLEQARQDLGNVGVRVVVVGQFKQGKSALVNALVSAPVCPVDDVIATSVPTVVRWGEQTTATLVTELSGEQQSIRTAIDPGELRAHVTELAGDSGIFGTLHADVALPRRLLAGGLTLIDTPGFGRAQVRASSNLALLPQADALVMVSDATQELTEPELVFLGQASELCSRLTFVVSKSDLQHNWRNIVAADTEHLAAVGIDVPLLVTSSLIHELAVQQRGNELIEEAGIHTLAKHLHRVHADVLAERHRAIASEIHTVGELLAMVFSTELEVIGNPENGEEIIQDLRQAEETAERLTLRSARWQQTLADGTSELIDDIEFDLRDRLRQVGREAEQLIDSSDPGRSWEDTGTWLAESVTQAVSDNFVWAHTRSMHLADVVSKHFVLDGRSSVPDLSLPSTDRALRAIGDLDYVRSGSLSAGQKLMIGLKGSYGGVLMFGLMTTLAGMALVNPISVVAGLIMGGFAYKQDAKQRLDQRRAEAKVAVRKLIDEAIFQVSKESRDRLNTVKRVLRDHFVSVAEHLKQSLAESIRSAKRSGALPPSERSVRAAAVASELRALRALGDRAMEVGAPAPTRAAASAAP